The nucleotide window CGCCGTCATCGGCAAGACCGAGGGCAACGGCGGCGTCAACGACTACACGCGGATCATCGCCGACCGCGCGTTCCGCGAGGTGCTGCTGGCCAAGGGCAGCCGCTCGGCCGAGGAGGTCGGCCAGATCCCGATCGTGTGGTCCGGTGGCACGGACGGCGTGATCAGCCCGCACGCCACGATCTTCGCCACCCTGCCCGAGGACTCGGTCGAGAAGACCGACGAGCCGCGGCTGACCGTGGGCTTCGCGATGAGCGAGACGCTGCTGCCCGAGGACATCGGCCGGCTCACCATGGTCGAGAAGGTCGCCGAGGGCGTGCGGCGGGCGATGGCCGAGGCCGGCATCACCGACCCGGCCGACGTCCACTACGTGCAGACCAAGACGCCGCTGCTGACCATCGAGACCATCCGGGACGCGCACGCCCGCGGCCAGGAGACCTACTACGACGAGCCGCACGGCTCGATGGACCTCTCCAACGGGACGACGGCACTGGGCATCGCCCTCGCCCTCGGGGAGATCGAGATGCCGGAGCAGAAGCAGGTGATGCGCGACTTCTCCCTCTTCAGCGCGGTCGCCTCCTGCTCCTCCGGCGTGGAGCTGGACCGGGCGCAGATCATCGTCGTCGGCAACGCCCGCGGGCACGGCGGCGCCTACCGGATCGGCCACTCGGTCATGACCGACGCGCTGGACTCCGACGGCATCTGGACCGCCATCCGCAACGCGGGGCTGGACCTGCCCGAGCGGCCGCACACCAGCGACCTGGGCGACCGGCTGGTCAACGTCTTCCTCAAGTGCGAGGCCGACCCGACCGGCTACGTGCGCGGCCGGCGCAACGCGATGCTGGACGACTCCGACGTCTTCTGGCACCGGCAGATCAAGGCCACCGTGGGCGGGGTGGCCGCGGCGGTCACCGGCGACCCGGCCGTGTTCGTGTCCGTGGCCGCGGTGCACCAGGGCCCCTCCGGTGGCGGCCCGGTCGCCGCGATCATCACGGCCTGACCCCTCCGCACGTCCGGCACCGGACCCGCCCGCACGGCTCAGCCGCGCGGGCGGGTCCCGGCCGTCCCCACCCCGCCGGCCGGGGTCGCGCGGCACGTCCCGGCCCGCGTGTCCGGGACGTGTCCCCGCGGACGCACGCCGCCGGAAAAAGCGAGAAGATTTAGCACTGAGGTACTTCCGTCGTAACGTGAGCTGTGACACCTTCCGGGTGCGGCGATCGACGCCCCCGGAACGCGCCCAGGACCTGCCTGCAGCGAGCTCCGGGACCCCAGGTGTCGAGTCCGGTGTCGCACCTGTCGAGGAGGACCTTGTGGCGTTGGGACTGGGCTGGAAGCTCTACGAGGGCGGCAAGACCCCGCCGGTGGACGGGGCGGTCGCGCCGGACGAGCGGCTGTCGTGGCCGCGCACCATCGGCATCGGCGCCCAGCACGTCGTGTCGATGTTCGGCGCGACGTTCGTCTTCCCGCTGATCATGGGCCTGGACGCGAACCTGGCGATCATGATGAGCGGGATCGCCACGATCATCTTCCTGCTGGTCGTGCAGGGCAGGGTGCCCAGCTACCTGGGCACCAGCGCCGCCTTCGTCGGCGGCGTCGTGGCCATCCGGGCCAGCGGGGGCGACTCCGGCGACGTGCTGGGCGCGATCCTGGTCTCGGGCATCGTCCTGGCCCTGGTCGGCGTGCTGATCAGCGCGCTCGGGCCGCGGATGGTCAACGCCGTGCTCCCCCCGGCGGTCACCGGCGCCGTCGTCCTGATCATCGGCTTCAACCTCGCCCCGGTGGTGGCCAACACCTACTGGCCCCAGGACCAGTGGGTCGGTCTGGCCACGATGGCCTTCGTCATCGTCGCCTCGCTGCTGCTGCGCGGCTTCTGGGCCCGCATCTCGATCCTGCTCGGGCTGGTCTTCGGGTACCTGCTGTCCGCGCTGCTGGACGCCACGGCCGGGCCGATCACCTCGGTCCTCGGCGGTGCCACGGAGGCCACCACGCACGACCGGCTGGACCTCTCCGGGGTCGGCACCGCGGACTGGATCGGCCTGCCGACCTTCACCGCGCCCTCGTTCTCGGTGAACTTCAGCCTGCTGGTGCTGCCGGCCGTCATCGCCCTGGTCGCGGAGAACGCCGGCCACGTGAAGGCGGTCGCGGCGATGACCAAGCGGGACCTGGACCCGGTGATGGGCCGGGCGGTCTTCGCCGACGGTCTCGCCACCGTCGTCGCCACCTCGGTCGGCGGCTCCCCGACGACCACGTACGCGGAGAACATCGGCGTCATGGCCGCCACCCGGATCTACTCGACCGCGGCCTACTACGTCGCCGCCGTCGTCGCGCTGCTGCTCGGCCTGTGCCCGAAGTTCGGCGCCCTGGTCAACGCCGTGCCCGGCGGCGTCCTCGGCGGGATCACCGTGATCCTCTACGGGATGATCGGCCTGCTCGGCGTGAAGATCTGGAAGGAGAACCGGGTCGACTTCGCCAACCCGATCAACCTGGTGCCGCTGGCCGCCGGGATCATCATCGGCATCGGCAACGTCCAGCTGGTGTTCAGCGAGAACTACTCGCTCGGCGGCATCTCGCTCGGGTCGATCGTGGCGGTCGCCGGCTGGCACCTGGCCCGCGTCCTGGCCCCGGCCGAGATGCGCACCGCGCTGCTGGCCGAGGCCGGGCCCTACGGCAGCAGCGAGCCGCTGGCCGACCAGTTCGGCCGGCACGGAAGTCCCGACCCCTCCTCGATGGACCAGGTGGGCCGTCGGGGGACGACCGGAGAGGGCACGGTCGGCAGGTGAAGCCGGCCCCCTTCAGCTACGCCGACCCGCGCAGCCTCGACGAGGCGCTCGCGGTCCTGTCGGAGGAGGGAGAGGGCGCCAAGGTGCTGGCCGGAGGCCAGTCGCTGCTGCCGCTGCTGAACATGCGGCTCGCCGCACCGACCACCCTGGTCGACATCAACCGGGTCCCCGGCCTCGACCGCATCGAGGCCGGGGAGGACGGGGTCCGGGTGGGCGCCCTGGTGCGGCACGCCGAGCTGCTCAGGTCGGCCGAGGCGAGCGCCGTCCAGCCGCTGCTGGCCCGGGCGACGGCCAACGTCGCGCACCCGGCCATCCGCAACCGCGGGACGACGGTCGGCTCCATCGCCCACGCCGACCCCTCCGGGGAGATGACCGCCGTGCTGGCGCTCACCGGCGGCTCGGTGACCGTGGCCATGCCCGACGGCTCGTCGTCGGTGGACTGGGCGGAGTTCTTCCTCGGCCCGCTGGAGACCTCGGTGCACGGCCCGGCCGTGGTCACCTCGGCCTTCTTCCCCGCGCTGGCGCCCCGGTCGGGCACCGCGTTCGCCGAGGTGTCCCGCCGCAAGGGCGACTACGCCGTCTGCGGGGCCGGCGTCGTGGTGACCCTGGACGAGGACCGGCGGGTGACCTCGGCCCGGGCCGCCTACATATCCGTCGGGCTGGTGCCCGAGGTGCACGACCTGACCGACGCCGTGGCCGGCCGACCGGTCGACACGGCCGACTGGACCGCCGCCGGCGCGATGGCCCAGGGGCTGGTCGACCCGGACGGCGACCTGCACGCCAGCGCCGACTACCGCCGGCTGCTGGTCGGCGCCCTCACCGCACGCACCCTGGCCTCGGCGGCGGCCGAGGCGCTGGAGCGGTCGGCGTGACACCCGCGCCGCGCCGGGCACGGCCCGCACTCCCCACCGCACCACCCGACCAGCCAGGAGGCCGGCCATGAGCACCAGCACCGGACGGAGCACCAGCACCGAACGGACCGTCACGGTCACGGTGAACGGCGTCCCGCAGCAGGTCACCGTCCCGGTCCGGCGACTGCTGTCGGACGCCCTGCGCCACGACCTCGGCCTGACCGGCACCCACTCCGGCTGCGAGCACGGCGTCTGCGGCTCCTGCACCGTGCTGGTCGACGGCGCGCCGGTGCGGTCCTGCCTGGTGCTCGCCGTCCAGGTCGACGGCGCCGCGGTCACCACGGTCGAGGGGCTGAGCCGGTCCGACCACCAGGGCGGGCAGGTGCTCCACCCGGTCCAGGAGGCGTTCCGGGAGTGCCACGCCCTGCAGTGCGGCTACTGCACGCCGGGCTTCCTCACCACCATCGCCGCCGGCCTGGACGCCCGGGACCCCGCGGTCCCGATCACCGAGGACGAGGTCGACGAGCTGGTCGGCGGCAACCTCTGCCGCTGCACCGGCTACGCCAACATCAAGAAGGCCTGCCGGCACGCCGCCGAGCAGATGCGCACCGCCGCGGAGGCGACCCGGTGACCACGAAGCTGTTCGGCGAGCCGGTCCGCCGGCGGGAGGACGCCCGGCTGATCGTGGGCCAGGGCCGCTACCTCGACGACATCGGCTCCGGCGCCTATGCCGCGGCCTTCGTCCGCAGCCCGTACGCCCACGCCCGGGTGGTCGACATCGACGTCACGGCGGCCCTCGAGGTGGACGGGCTGCTGGCGGTCTACACCTACGAGGACCTCACGGGCCCGATGGCCGAGCCGCTGCCGGTGCTCATCCCGCACCCGCAGCTCACCCACGCCCGCACCGGGTACACCCTCGTCCGCGACGTCGCCCACCACGTCGGCGAGGCCGTGGTCATGGTGGTGGCCGTCGACCGGTACGTCGCCGAGGACGCCGCTGCGCTGATCGAGGTCACGTACGAGGAGCTGCCCGTGGTGGTCGGCGTCGACGCCGCCGAGGCCGCGGTGCACGCCGTCCACCCCGACGTCCCGGACAACGTGGCCGCCCGGCACCACCAGGAACGCGGCGACGTCGAGGCCGCCCTGGCGGCGTCGGTGCACACGCTGAGCTTCACCCAGTACTTCGAGCGCAGCGCGTCCATGCCGATGGAGGGCAAGGGCGTGCACGCCCGCTGGGACGCCGACGACTCCGCGCTGCGGGTGCACTCCAGCACCCAGGCCTCCACCTCGGTGCGCGCGGCGATCGCGGCGAAGCTGGAGCTGTCGCTGGAGAAGGTCGAGGTCATCGCCCCCGACGTCGGCGGCGGGTTCGGCGTCAAGATCATGCACCCGTGGCCGGAGGAGCTGCTGGTGCCGATGGCGGCCATCAAGCTCGGTCACGAGGTGAAGTGGGTCGAGGACCGCCGCGAGCACTTCATCTCCAGCGCCCACGAGCGGCAGCAGCGCCAGGAGGTGTCCGTCGGCTACGACGACGACGGCCGCATCACCGCCCTCGACGTCCTGGTCTGGCACGACAACGGCGCGTACACGAACTACGGGATCATCGTCCCGATCAACACCGCGACCCAGCTGTGCGGGCCCTATGACATCCCGGTCTACCGGGCACGGGTCAACAGCGTCTACACGAACACCGTGCTGGTCACCCCGTACCGCGGGGCCGGGCGTCCGCAGGGCACCTTCGTCATGGAACGCACCATGGACCGGATCGCCCAGGAGCGCGGGCTCGACCGGCTGGAGGTGCGGCGGCGCAACCTGATCCAGAACGACCAGTTCCCCTACGACTGGGGCATGACCTTCCAGGACGGCCGGCCGCTGGTCTACGACTCCGGCAACTACCCCGGCCTGGTCGACAAGCTCGAGGCGCTGGTCGACTGGCCCGGCGTCGAGGCGCGGCGGGCCGAGGCCGCCACCCGGGGCAAGCTGCTGGGCGCCGGGATGGCGATGTACGTCGAGGGCACCGGCCCGGGGCCGTACGAGGGCGCGCACGTCGAGGTGCTCGGCAGCGGCAAGGTGCTGGTCTCCACCGGGCTGACGTCGCAGGGCCAGGGCCACGAGACGGTGTTCGCCCAGCTGGCGGCGTCCGAGCTCGGCGTGCCCCTGGAGGACGTCGAGGTGACCACCGGTGACACCCGGCGCTTCGGCTACGCGGTGGGCACGTTCGCCTCCCGGGCCGCGGTGGTCAGCGGCAACGCGGTCGCGCTGGCGGCCAAGGGGGTGCGGGAGAAGGCGCTGCGCATCGCCGCGGAGCTGCTGGAGGCCGACCCCGGCGACCTGGAGATCGACGAGGGCCTGGTCCAGGTCAAGGGGACGCCGGGCGCCTCGATCCCGCTGCGCACGGTCGCCGTGCTGTCCAACCCGCTGCGGTACGCCTTCGACGAGGCGGCCCGGCAGGCCACCCAGTTCGCCGGGCCGGGCGACGACTCCAAGCCGCCGATCGCGGTCGGGGACTCCCCCGGCCTGGAGTACACCGACTACTACTCCCCGCTGCGCTCGACGTTCGCCGCCGGCGCCCACGCGGCCGTCGTCGAGATCGACCCGGCGACCTGGGAGATCGACGTCGTGCAGTACGCCGTGGTGCACGACTGCGGCAACGTGGTCAACCCGATGATCGTCGAGGGCCAGGTGCAGGGCGGGGTGGCCCAGGGCGTGGGCGGGGCGCTGTACGAGCGGATGGCCTACGACCGCGACGGGCAGCTGCAGAACGCCTCGTTCATGGACTTCCTCATGCCCTACGCCAGCGAGGTCCCCGACGTGGACATCGACCACCAGGAGACGCCCTCACCGCTGAACCCGCTGGGGATCAAGGGCGCCGGCGAGGCCGGGGTGATCCCCGGCTCGGCCGCCATCGCCTCGGCCATCGAGGACGCCGTGGGCCGACGGATCGCCGCGATGCCGATCAGCCCCACCGAGCTCTACGACCTGATGCGCTCCGACGGCGAACAGGTGCCCCGCCTCCCCACTGCGACAGGAGTCCCCGCGTGAACCTCGACGGCAGTGCGGTGCTCAGTGCCCCACCCGAGGACGTGTGGTCGGTGATCACCGACCCGGCCGTGCTGGCCCGCACCATCCCCGGCTGCCTCTCCCTGGACCAGGTGGGCGAGGACAGCTACACGATGTCCGTCTCGGCCGGGGTGGGCGCCATCCGCGGCACCTACGCCGGTGAGGTCCGGCTCGCGGACATGAACCGGCCCTCCTCCTACGTCATGCACGCCAGCGGGTCCGGCGGCCCGGGATCGGTGCGGGCGACGGTGCAGATCGGGCTGGCCCCCTCCGGCGAGGGCACCGAGCTGACCTGGTCGGCGGACGCCGTCGTCGGCGGTGCGGTCGCCGGGGTCGGCCAGCGGATGATCTCCGGCGTCGCCAAGCGGATGGCCGGGCAGTTCTTCTCCGCGATCGACGGGGAGCTCACGAACCCGGGTCGGTCGGACGACGCCGAGGCACCGTCGGCGGTGGCGAGCGCAGCAGCGGTGTCCTCGACCGGCGCCGAGGGGCAGTCGGCCTCCCAGGCCCCGTCGTCCCCGTCCGCTCCCCCGGCCCGGCGGTCGCCGTCGGCCCGGCCGGTGGCGGCCTCGGGCGGGTGGGTGCCCGGCGAGGCACGGCCGCTGCTGGTCGGCGTGGCCGGCGGTGGCCTGCTGACCCTGCTCGGTGTCTGGGTCGGGTCCCGCCTCGGTCGCGGCCGCTGACGCCCGGTCCGGTGCGGCCGCCCCGGCGCCGCACCGGACCGGCGTCCTCCCGGACCCTTCCGCCCACACCATCTCAACGCTGAGGTAAATTGCATGGGGACACCAGCCCGCGCCCGCCAGATCCGCATCGGCATCGACACCGGCGGGACGTTCACCGACGTCGTCGCCGTGGACGAGGAGACCGGCCGCACGGCCACGACCAAGACGCCCTCGACCCCGGCCGACCCGGCCGAGGGGTTCCTCACCGGGGTCCGCAAGGTGCTGGACCTGTTGGGGCTGGACGGCTCGAGCGTCACCGCGGTGAGCCACGGGACGACGGTCGCGACCAACCAGCTGCTGGAGGGCAAGCTCGACCGGATCGGCTTCATCACCACCGAGGGCTACGAGTCGGTGCTGGAGATCGCCCGCCAGTCGGTGCCCGACGGCTACGGCAACAGCTACTTCTGGGTCAAGCCGCCGCGGATCGTGCCGGCGGACCTGGTGCGCACGGTGCGCGGCCGGCTCGACGTCTCCGGCGCCGAGGTGCGCCCGTTCTCCCGCGAGGACGCCGTCGCCGCCGCCCGGTTCTTCCGCGACGCCGGCATCACGACCATCGGCGTCTGCTTCCTGCACTCCTACGCCGACGACGCCCACGAGCGCGCCATGCTCGAGGTCCTGCGCGAGGAGTGCCCGGACGCGGTCGTGTCCATCTCCAGCGAGGTGCTGCGCGAGTACCGCGAGTACGAGCGCTCGGTGACCACGCTGGTCGACGCCGCGGTGAAGCCGCGGGTCGGCGCCTACGTGCGCAACATCCGGCACCGGCTCGACGAGCTCGCGCCGGGGGTGCCGTTCTACGTGATGAAGAGCAACGGGGGCGTGCTGTCGGCCGCCGAGGTGGTGCACCAGCCGATCACCACGATGCTGTCCGGGCCGGCCGCCGGGGCGCTGGGCGCGGCCCTGATCGCCGGGGTCGCCGGGTTCGACCGGGTGCTCACCTGCGACGGCGGGGGCACCTCCACCGACGTCACGGTGGTCGTCGACGGCCAGCCCACGCTCACCACCGAGGGCTCGGTCGGCGACTACCCCAGCAAGATCCCGATGATCGACGTCGTCACCGTCGGGGCCGGTGGCGGGTCGATCGCCTGGCTGTCGCCGGAGGGCACGCTCAAGGTCGGACCGAAGTCCGCGGGCGCCGACCCCGGCCCGATCTGCTACGCCAACGGGGGCGAGGAGCCCACCGTCACCGACGCCCACGTCGTCCTCGGCCGGATCCCGCCACACCTGCTCGGCGGGGAGATCCCGCTGTCGGTCGACGCCGCCCGCACCGGGCTCGAGGCGCTCGGCACCACGCTCGGGCTCACGGTCGAGCAGGCCGCGACCGGCATCCTGGAGATCTCGGCGTGGAACCAGGCCAACGCGCTGCGGCAGGTCACCGTGGCCCGGGGCCTCGACGTCCGCGACTTCACGCTCACCACGTTCGGCGGCTCGGGCTCGCTGCTGGCCTGCCGGCTGATGGACGTCCTGGGCCTGCCGCGCACGCTGGTCCCCCCGAACCCGGGCAACGTCAGCGCGTTCGGGCTGCTCACCGTCGACGTCCGCAACGACTACGTGCAGACGATGGTCTCCCGGCACACCGACCTGGACCTGGACCGGCTGCGGGCCGGCTACGTCGACCTCGAGGCCCAGGCGGCTGCGGCGCTCGAGGGCGAGGGCTTCGGCCCGGCCGCCCAGCGGATGCAGCGCAACGCCGACCTGCGCTACGTCGGTCAGGCGTTCGAGGTGCGGGTGCCGGTCCCCGACGGCGAGCTGGACGAGGAGGCGACGGAGCAGACGGCGCAGGCCTTCCACGCCGCGCACCGCCAGCTCTACGGCTACGACTTCTCCGACGACCCGCGCCAGGCGGTGGAGTGGGTGAACCTGCGGGTCACCGGCATCGGCCCGATCCGCCGCCCCGACGTCGTGGAGCTGCCCGCCGGGGACGGCGGTCCCGACCGCGCGGTCACCGGACGGCGCCGGGTCTTCTTCGACGACTGGGTCGACACCCCGACCTACGACCGGACGGCGCTGACCCCCGGCGACGTGGTCCCCGGCCCGGCGATCGTCGAGGAGTTCGGCTCGACCGTGCCGGTGCACCCCGGCTTCTCCGCCGCGGTCGACGCCCACGGCAACCTGCTGCTCACCAAGGAGGCCCAGCGATGAGCAAGCCCCAGGCCGACCCGGTGCTCGTCGAGATCGTCGCGGGCACGCTGGCGGCGATCGAGAAGGAGGTGGAGACGTCGATCGGGCGCACCTCCCGCTCGCCGATGATCCGGGACGCCCACGACTTCCGGGCCGGCATCCACGACCGGCAGATGCGCAAGCTCACCGGGCGCTCGTACTCCGCGCTCGTGCAACCGGTGGTGCGCGACTACCCGATCGCGACCATGGCCCCGGGCGACGTGTACTTCCACAACGACGTCTACCTCTCCGAGGGCGGGATCGGCCACCTGCCCGACCTCTGCGTCACGGTCCCGGTGTTCGCCGACGTCGACGGCGCGCCCACCGTCGTGGCGTTCGTGCAGGCCTTCGGGCACCACGACGACATCGGCGGCGCGGTGCCGGGCTCCATGCCGTCGGCGGCGACCAGCGTGTTCGAGGAGGGGCTGATGGTCCCTCCGATCAAGCTGTGGGACCGCGGAGTGCCCAACGAGAGCGCCCTGAAGATCATGACCCGCAACTCGCGGATGCCGGACTCGCTGGCCGCGGACCTGGACGCGGAGTGCTCGGCCTGCCTGGCCGGCGCCCGGCGGCTCGGCGAGCTGTTCGACCGCTACGGCGTCGAGGCGATCGAGGCCTGCTTCGAGGCCACCCTGACCAGCTCGACCGAGGTGTACCGGCGGGAGGTGCTGTCCCAGATCCCCGACGGCACCTACGTGTGGGAGGACTACGCCGAGCACGACGGCGTCGACGAGCCGCAGCTGCACCGGCAGCGGATCACGCTGACCATGGACTCGACCGCCGACGTCCCGCTGGTCATCGACTTCACCGGCACCGGCCCGCAGGCCAAGGGCCCGATCAACCACTGCGGCGACTACGCCGACGGCAACTTCCTCAAGAAGTGGCTGGCGCCGGTCCTGCGCAACCTCGCCGCGACGCCGGAGCGGATGGCGCAGCTCGACGTCAACGAGGGCGTCGTCCCGCTCATCGAGATGCGCTTCCCGGAGAAGGGCACGCTGCTCACGCCGGTCTTCCCCGCACCCACCAACGCGCGGACCTTCGTCATCCTGCGCCTGCTCGGGGTGCTCGCCGGCGTCCTGGCCAAGGCCACCGGCGGCCGGATGCCCGCCGACCAGGAGACCATCCGCTACACCGGGGTCTACGGCACCGACGCCGACGGCGAGCCCTACCTGATGCGCGAGGTGCTGGGCGGTGGGTCCGGCGGGCGCTACTACGCCGACGGGGAGGACACGATCCACGTCGTCCCGGACTCCCGGAACCTGCCGACGGAGTTCACCGAGTCCCGGTTCCCGCTGCGGATCGAGCGGCTCGCGCTGGCGCAGGACTCCGGCGGACCGGGCCGGTACCGCGGGGGCTGCGGCTACGAGAAGGACATCCGGGTGCTGCGCGACGCCCACTTCATGTCCATCGCCGACCGCTCGATCCTGTCCTGCTGGGGCGTCAAGGGCGGCAAGGCGGGCCGGCCGTTCTCCATCACCGTCGACCCCGGCGGGCCCGACGAGCACGAGGTCGACGCCCTCGCCGACGCCGAGCCGCTCAGGGCCGGCACCGTCGTCCGGGTGCGGACGACGGGCGGCGGCGGCTGGGGCGACCCGCTGGAGCGCCCGGTCGACGAGGTGCTCCAGGACATCGCCTGGCGCAAGGTGAGCGTCGACGGCGCCCGCCGCGACTACGGCGTGGTGGTGCGCGAGGACGGCTCGGTCGACGCCGACGCCACCGACCGGCTGCGTGCCGAGGTCCGGGGAGCCCGACCCGACGTCGAGCCGTTCTTCGACCGCGGT belongs to Modestobacter sp. L9-4 and includes:
- a CDS encoding ring-opening amidohydrolase, which encodes MPAPIEVRKVPLHNVSDASELAALIDTGVMEADRVVAVIGKTEGNGGVNDYTRIIADRAFREVLLAKGSRSAEEVGQIPIVWSGGTDGVISPHATIFATLPEDSVEKTDEPRLTVGFAMSETLLPEDIGRLTMVEKVAEGVRRAMAEAGITDPADVHYVQTKTPLLTIETIRDAHARGQETYYDEPHGSMDLSNGTTALGIALALGEIEMPEQKQVMRDFSLFSAVASCSSGVELDRAQIIVVGNARGHGGAYRIGHSVMTDALDSDGIWTAIRNAGLDLPERPHTSDLGDRLVNVFLKCEADPTGYVRGRRNAMLDDSDVFWHRQIKATVGGVAAAVTGDPAVFVSVAAVHQGPSGGGPVAAIITA
- a CDS encoding uracil-xanthine permease family protein; this translates as MALGLGWKLYEGGKTPPVDGAVAPDERLSWPRTIGIGAQHVVSMFGATFVFPLIMGLDANLAIMMSGIATIIFLLVVQGRVPSYLGTSAAFVGGVVAIRASGGDSGDVLGAILVSGIVLALVGVLISALGPRMVNAVLPPAVTGAVVLIIGFNLAPVVANTYWPQDQWVGLATMAFVIVASLLLRGFWARISILLGLVFGYLLSALLDATAGPITSVLGGATEATTHDRLDLSGVGTADWIGLPTFTAPSFSVNFSLLVLPAVIALVAENAGHVKAVAAMTKRDLDPVMGRAVFADGLATVVATSVGGSPTTTYAENIGVMAATRIYSTAAYYVAAVVALLLGLCPKFGALVNAVPGGVLGGITVILYGMIGLLGVKIWKENRVDFANPINLVPLAAGIIIGIGNVQLVFSENYSLGGISLGSIVAVAGWHLARVLAPAEMRTALLAEAGPYGSSEPLADQFGRHGSPDPSSMDQVGRRGTTGEGTVGR
- a CDS encoding xanthine dehydrogenase family protein subunit M produces the protein MKPAPFSYADPRSLDEALAVLSEEGEGAKVLAGGQSLLPLLNMRLAAPTTLVDINRVPGLDRIEAGEDGVRVGALVRHAELLRSAEASAVQPLLARATANVAHPAIRNRGTTVGSIAHADPSGEMTAVLALTGGSVTVAMPDGSSSVDWAEFFLGPLETSVHGPAVVTSAFFPALAPRSGTAFAEVSRRKGDYAVCGAGVVVTLDEDRRVTSARAAYISVGLVPEVHDLTDAVAGRPVDTADWTAAGAMAQGLVDPDGDLHASADYRRLLVGALTARTLASAAAEALERSA
- a CDS encoding (2Fe-2S)-binding protein, which encodes MSTSTGRSTSTERTVTVTVNGVPQQVTVPVRRLLSDALRHDLGLTGTHSGCEHGVCGSCTVLVDGAPVRSCLVLAVQVDGAAVTTVEGLSRSDHQGGQVLHPVQEAFRECHALQCGYCTPGFLTTIAAGLDARDPAVPITEDEVDELVGGNLCRCTGYANIKKACRHAAEQMRTAAEATR
- the cutA gene encoding aerobic carbon-monoxide dehydrogenase large subunit, encoding MTTKLFGEPVRRREDARLIVGQGRYLDDIGSGAYAAAFVRSPYAHARVVDIDVTAALEVDGLLAVYTYEDLTGPMAEPLPVLIPHPQLTHARTGYTLVRDVAHHVGEAVVMVVAVDRYVAEDAAALIEVTYEELPVVVGVDAAEAAVHAVHPDVPDNVAARHHQERGDVEAALAASVHTLSFTQYFERSASMPMEGKGVHARWDADDSALRVHSSTQASTSVRAAIAAKLELSLEKVEVIAPDVGGGFGVKIMHPWPEELLVPMAAIKLGHEVKWVEDRREHFISSAHERQQRQEVSVGYDDDGRITALDVLVWHDNGAYTNYGIIVPINTATQLCGPYDIPVYRARVNSVYTNTVLVTPYRGAGRPQGTFVMERTMDRIAQERGLDRLEVRRRNLIQNDQFPYDWGMTFQDGRPLVYDSGNYPGLVDKLEALVDWPGVEARRAEAATRGKLLGAGMAMYVEGTGPGPYEGAHVEVLGSGKVLVSTGLTSQGQGHETVFAQLAASELGVPLEDVEVTTGDTRRFGYAVGTFASRAAVVSGNAVALAAKGVREKALRIAAELLEADPGDLEIDEGLVQVKGTPGASIPLRTVAVLSNPLRYAFDEAARQATQFAGPGDDSKPPIAVGDSPGLEYTDYYSPLRSTFAAGAHAAVVEIDPATWEIDVVQYAVVHDCGNVVNPMIVEGQVQGGVAQGVGGALYERMAYDRDGQLQNASFMDFLMPYASEVPDVDIDHQETPSPLNPLGIKGAGEAGVIPGSAAIASAIEDAVGRRIAAMPISPTELYDLMRSDGEQVPRLPTATGVPA
- a CDS encoding carbon monoxide dehydrogenase subunit G, with the translated sequence MNLDGSAVLSAPPEDVWSVITDPAVLARTIPGCLSLDQVGEDSYTMSVSAGVGAIRGTYAGEVRLADMNRPSSYVMHASGSGGPGSVRATVQIGLAPSGEGTELTWSADAVVGGAVAGVGQRMISGVAKRMAGQFFSAIDGELTNPGRSDDAEAPSAVASAAAVSSTGAEGQSASQAPSSPSAPPARRSPSARPVAASGGWVPGEARPLLVGVAGGGLLTLLGVWVGSRLGRGR
- a CDS encoding hydantoinase/oxoprolinase family protein, whose protein sequence is MGTPARARQIRIGIDTGGTFTDVVAVDEETGRTATTKTPSTPADPAEGFLTGVRKVLDLLGLDGSSVTAVSHGTTVATNQLLEGKLDRIGFITTEGYESVLEIARQSVPDGYGNSYFWVKPPRIVPADLVRTVRGRLDVSGAEVRPFSREDAVAAARFFRDAGITTIGVCFLHSYADDAHERAMLEVLREECPDAVVSISSEVLREYREYERSVTTLVDAAVKPRVGAYVRNIRHRLDELAPGVPFYVMKSNGGVLSAAEVVHQPITTMLSGPAAGALGAALIAGVAGFDRVLTCDGGGTSTDVTVVVDGQPTLTTEGSVGDYPSKIPMIDVVTVGAGGGSIAWLSPEGTLKVGPKSAGADPGPICYANGGEEPTVTDAHVVLGRIPPHLLGGEIPLSVDAARTGLEALGTTLGLTVEQAATGILEISAWNQANALRQVTVARGLDVRDFTLTTFGGSGSLLACRLMDVLGLPRTLVPPNPGNVSAFGLLTVDVRNDYVQTMVSRHTDLDLDRLRAGYVDLEAQAAAALEGEGFGPAAQRMQRNADLRYVGQAFEVRVPVPDGELDEEATEQTAQAFHAAHRQLYGYDFSDDPRQAVEWVNLRVTGIGPIRRPDVVELPAGDGGPDRAVTGRRRVFFDDWVDTPTYDRTALTPGDVVPGPAIVEEFGSTVPVHPGFSAAVDAHGNLLLTKEAQR
- a CDS encoding hydantoinase B/oxoprolinase family protein, encoding MSKPQADPVLVEIVAGTLAAIEKEVETSIGRTSRSPMIRDAHDFRAGIHDRQMRKLTGRSYSALVQPVVRDYPIATMAPGDVYFHNDVYLSEGGIGHLPDLCVTVPVFADVDGAPTVVAFVQAFGHHDDIGGAVPGSMPSAATSVFEEGLMVPPIKLWDRGVPNESALKIMTRNSRMPDSLAADLDAECSACLAGARRLGELFDRYGVEAIEACFEATLTSSTEVYRREVLSQIPDGTYVWEDYAEHDGVDEPQLHRQRITLTMDSTADVPLVIDFTGTGPQAKGPINHCGDYADGNFLKKWLAPVLRNLAATPERMAQLDVNEGVVPLIEMRFPEKGTLLTPVFPAPTNARTFVILRLLGVLAGVLAKATGGRMPADQETIRYTGVYGTDADGEPYLMREVLGGGSGGRYYADGEDTIHVVPDSRNLPTEFTESRFPLRIERLALAQDSGGPGRYRGGCGYEKDIRVLRDAHFMSIADRSILSCWGVKGGKAGRPFSITVDPGGPDEHEVDALADAEPLRAGTVVRVRTTGGGGWGDPLERPVDEVLQDIAWRKVSVDGARRDYGVVVREDGSVDADATDRLRAEVRGARPDVEPFFDRGPGYALLSGGASANEFDFL